In Flavobacterium sp. N1736, the following are encoded in one genomic region:
- a CDS encoding TMEM143 family protein — protein sequence MTREHYIPFNKEFLLEQQIAAFTEDKKKVDDFKKLFDIIEHYYHYEAFNLNRNLKQNYALFDPDLSLKERESFIGKSDFGVFKETLRQVLERGNYTRIDKETLDKAFKDSDLIGLNLSIDFNAFKDYELYVRGSHKAKEKVKKYIFWKKEIEIEYYDRVMIYLNYNEADYLKENKVKLGKMPIDPGSIGLKIFKRVPKNDLETIFPNAIPRMSLKDKMLLWVPGIFGGISLLSAKVAPALINMYTAYETGETIDLLNSKTSLNQGLIALGILSAYCFRQYNNFINKKIRYSKMLSDSLYFKNLGNNSGAFYSLLNSSEEEVLKETILAYAFLQKSENPLTAEELDHQIESWFKTRLHTDLDFDVTDALLKLKNIGLGTETNGKWEVIPLDKALIQIDELWDNVFDYNQK from the coding sequence ATGACACGAGAACATTATATTCCCTTTAATAAGGAATTTTTACTCGAACAACAAATCGCTGCTTTCACCGAAGACAAAAAAAAGGTTGATGATTTTAAAAAACTATTCGATATTATCGAACATTATTATCATTATGAAGCTTTTAATCTTAACCGAAATTTAAAACAAAACTACGCTTTATTCGATCCAGATTTGAGTTTGAAAGAACGCGAAAGTTTTATTGGTAAAAGTGATTTTGGTGTTTTTAAAGAAACGCTTCGTCAGGTTTTGGAGCGCGGTAATTATACCCGAATCGATAAGGAAACTTTAGACAAAGCTTTTAAAGATTCTGATTTAATTGGTTTAAATCTTTCTATAGATTTTAATGCTTTTAAAGATTACGAATTGTACGTTCGAGGCAGTCATAAAGCCAAAGAAAAAGTAAAGAAATATATTTTCTGGAAGAAAGAAATCGAGATCGAATATTATGATCGCGTTATGATTTACCTCAATTATAACGAAGCCGATTATCTGAAAGAAAACAAAGTCAAACTTGGAAAAATGCCTATTGATCCGGGTTCAATTGGGTTAAAAATTTTTAAGCGTGTTCCTAAAAACGATCTTGAAACTATTTTTCCAAATGCCATTCCCAGAATGTCTTTGAAAGACAAAATGCTGCTTTGGGTTCCGGGGATTTTTGGTGGTATTTCGTTATTAAGTGCAAAGGTAGCTCCGGCGTTGATTAATATGTATACTGCGTATGAAACCGGCGAAACAATCGATTTACTCAACAGCAAAACATCTTTGAATCAGGGATTAATCGCGCTGGGAATTTTATCTGCTTATTGTTTTCGCCAATACAATAATTTTATAAATAAGAAAATCAGGTATTCAAAAATGCTTTCGGATAGTTTGTACTTTAAAAATCTTGGAAATAATAGCGGCGCTTTTTATTCGCTGCTAAACTCATCTGAAGAAGAAGTGCTCAAAGAAACTATTCTTGCATATGCTTTTTTACAAAAAAGCGAGAATCCTTTAACTGCCGAAGAACTCGATCATCAAATTGAATCTTGGTTTAAAACAAGATTACATACTGATCTTGATTTTGATGTAACAGATGCTTTATTGAAACTTAAAAATATTGGCCTTGGTACTGAAACAAATGGAAAATGGGAAGTGATTCCGTTAGACAAAGCACTAATTCAAATTGATGAATTATGGGATAATGTTTTTGATTATAATCAGAAGTAA
- a CDS encoding YkgJ family cysteine cluster protein produces the protein MAIEEKVRQVEALFERLEIEITAFKSDTHIYCNAGCGKCCSTPNIDASPLEFLPWAFHLFLNGKAEETLVELTNNKVKNCHLYRSISVLEYQKGSCSNYRYRGLVCRLFGYAANTDKFGKLRLATCKIIKEQQTENFTKAEELINREIYVPIFSDYYMRLAQIDLRMGVILIPINEALKMAIEEVLHYYAYRPLPNGLGNIA, from the coding sequence ATGGCGATAGAAGAGAAAGTTAGGCAGGTTGAAGCATTATTTGAAAGACTTGAAATTGAAATTACTGCTTTTAAATCAGACACACATATATATTGCAACGCCGGTTGTGGTAAATGTTGTTCTACGCCTAATATAGACGCCTCACCTTTAGAATTTTTACCCTGGGCATTTCATTTATTTTTGAATGGAAAAGCCGAAGAAACATTAGTTGAACTCACAAATAATAAGGTAAAAAATTGTCATTTATATCGATCTATTTCTGTTTTAGAATATCAAAAAGGAAGTTGCAGCAATTATCGTTATCGAGGTTTAGTATGCCGACTTTTTGGTTATGCGGCAAATACCGACAAATTTGGAAAATTGCGATTGGCAACCTGCAAAATAATAAAAGAACAACAAACTGAAAACTTCACCAAAGCAGAAGAACTTATAAACAGAGAAATATATGTTCCTATTTTTTCTGATTATTACATGCGACTCGCACAAATTGATCTTAGAATGGGTGTCATTTTAATTCCGATAAACGAAGCATTAAAAATGGCAATTGAAGAAGTTTTGCATTATTATGCTTACCGACCTTTGCCGAATGGATTGGGGAATATTGCTTAG
- a CDS encoding LytR/AlgR family response regulator transcription factor, which translates to MALTYRCLIIDDESPAHKALASHISKFEDLEHSGSAFNGMEAIKMLNENAYDIIFLDINMPVISGVELMELQPKRPLTIVTTAYSDFALSAYQNDAIDYLLKPISFEKFSKAIEKAKIYFSGNSLKKEDNSCEKVLSIRVNGQMTDIFLTDIIYIESLGNYMKLYSTKLNLPLIVYGSLSSIASEIDSNNFVQVHRSFIVNVTKISSVTFKSLTMCNNEIVPVGRKYQILLDSFFR; encoded by the coding sequence ATGGCACTTACCTACCGCTGTCTTATCATAGATGATGAATCGCCGGCACACAAGGCACTTGCGTCTCATATTTCGAAATTTGAAGATCTGGAACATTCCGGAAGTGCTTTTAACGGAATGGAAGCGATAAAAATGCTCAACGAAAATGCCTACGATATTATTTTTCTGGATATTAATATGCCTGTAATTTCGGGCGTTGAGTTAATGGAATTACAACCCAAAAGACCTTTAACGATTGTTACCACAGCTTATTCTGATTTTGCTCTTTCGGCGTACCAAAACGATGCAATAGATTATTTGCTAAAACCTATTTCGTTTGAAAAATTCTCTAAAGCAATCGAAAAAGCCAAGATTTACTTCTCCGGAAATAGTTTAAAAAAAGAAGACAACTCCTGCGAAAAAGTACTTTCTATTCGCGTAAACGGTCAAATGACAGACATTTTTTTAACGGATATTATTTACATCGAAAGTCTTGGCAATTATATGAAACTCTACAGCACCAAACTCAATTTACCTTTAATTGTGTATGGTTCGCTTTCTAGTATTGCGTCAGAAATTGACAGCAATAATTTTGTTCAGGTGCACCGTTCTTTTATTGTAAACGTTACTAAAATTTCTTCGGTTACTTTTAAATCTTTAACGATGTGTAATAATGAGATTGTTCCTGTAGGACGGAAATACCAGATTTTGTTGGATAGTTTCTTTAGGTAA
- a CDS encoding sensor histidine kinase: MKMLKIYQNFFLRNLIVHTFIFLVILACVYDELRLDGHSWSYMMSKIAVGYFPCIVWITIFNLFIIKPFLFKKKAKIFFALFVIYWTCFYFFMNWFFPLMGLGNFKTLQILSLIINGMFFYFIHVVITKKIMDTDKDIMNFKSELSFLKQQLNPHFLLNAMNNLYGESLAEPDKVPDRILNLSDMLRYQIEATKKDYVLLDEEIAFIKKYMEYYTFRNERLAITQKFEGNFDSIDIPPLFFLPLVENAVKFSAETAEPFINLDLKVKCNSLSFTIKNSYLNSGSRISGTGIGIENLKRRLEVYGLKHELNCKKEKNIFIVKLNIWHLPTAVLS, from the coding sequence ATGAAAATGCTTAAAATCTATCAGAATTTTTTTCTTCGAAACCTTATCGTACACACTTTCATATTTTTGGTGATTTTGGCCTGTGTTTATGACGAATTAAGACTAGATGGACACAGTTGGTCGTATATGATGAGTAAAATAGCAGTTGGTTATTTTCCGTGTATTGTATGGATTACGATTTTCAATCTTTTTATCATTAAACCTTTCTTATTCAAAAAAAAGGCTAAAATATTCTTTGCGCTTTTCGTCATTTACTGGACTTGTTTTTACTTTTTCATGAATTGGTTTTTCCCTCTTATGGGTTTAGGAAATTTCAAAACACTTCAAATATTATCGCTTATTATCAACGGAATGTTTTTTTATTTTATTCATGTTGTGATTACCAAAAAAATCATGGATACAGATAAGGATATTATGAATTTCAAGTCTGAACTTTCATTTTTAAAACAACAGCTTAATCCACATTTTTTGCTGAATGCGATGAATAATTTATACGGAGAATCTCTTGCAGAACCGGATAAAGTTCCGGACAGAATTTTGAATCTTTCCGACATGCTTCGCTACCAAATTGAAGCTACCAAAAAAGATTATGTTTTATTAGATGAAGAAATTGCTTTTATTAAAAAGTATATGGAATATTATACTTTTAGAAATGAAAGACTGGCAATAACCCAAAAATTTGAAGGCAATTTTGACAGCATAGATATTCCGCCATTGTTCTTTTTGCCTTTGGTAGAAAATGCAGTTAAGTTTTCGGCAGAAACTGCTGAACCTTTTATAAATCTTGATTTAAAGGTAAAATGCAATAGTTTATCTTTTACTATAAAAAATAGTTATCTTAATTCCGGCTCCCGAATTTCAGGTACGGGAATTGGTATCGAAAACCTAAAAAGACGTCTCGAAGTTTATGGTTTAAAGCATGAATTGAACTGTAAAAAAGAAAAGAATATCTTTATCGTAAAATTAAATATATGGCACTTACCTACCGCTGTCTTATCATAG
- a CDS encoding SulP family inorganic anion transporter: MKKVFSLFDFSQKVNYKNEILAGLTVAMTMIPESLSFAILAGFPPLVGLYAAFIAGLVTAIFGGRPGMISGGAGATVIVLIALMKSHGIEYVFAAVALGGVVQICIGLFKLGKFIRLVPQPVMFGFVNGLAVVIFMSQLEQFKTVINGQVSWLQGTPLYIMLGLVALTIGIVLFFPKITKAIPASLVAIMVVFAIVLIFNIETKTVEDIASVQGGFPPFHIPNIPVSFETLKVIFPYSVIVAAVGLTEGLLTLNLVDEITGTRGNSNRECIAQGGSNILNGFFFGMGGCPMIAQTLVNLGAGSRARLSGIIAALTILIIILFGAPVIGKLPMAALVGVMMMVAITTFEWASFKVINKMPKHDIFVGILVAVITIVLHNLALAVLIGVIISALVFAWESAKRIRARHFIDEAGVKHYEIYGPLFFGSIAAFMEKFDVQNDPSHVVIDFKESRIADMSAIEALNNLTKKYSQLNKIIELKHLSEDCRVLLKNADAVINVNVIEDPTYKVVS, encoded by the coding sequence ATGAAAAAAGTTTTCTCTCTCTTCGACTTTTCACAAAAGGTCAATTACAAAAACGAAATTTTGGCAGGTTTAACTGTAGCAATGACAATGATTCCCGAATCGTTATCGTTTGCAATTTTGGCAGGATTTCCTCCTTTGGTTGGTTTGTACGCTGCTTTTATTGCAGGTTTGGTTACGGCAATTTTTGGCGGAAGACCCGGAATGATTTCCGGTGGAGCAGGAGCAACAGTAATTGTTTTGATCGCGTTAATGAAATCGCACGGCATAGAATATGTTTTTGCAGCCGTGGCATTAGGCGGTGTAGTACAAATTTGCATCGGACTTTTTAAACTCGGAAAATTTATCAGACTGGTGCCGCAACCTGTAATGTTTGGTTTCGTAAACGGACTCGCAGTTGTAATTTTTATGTCGCAGTTAGAACAGTTTAAAACGGTTATAAACGGGCAGGTTTCGTGGCTGCAGGGAACGCCGCTTTATATTATGCTGGGTTTGGTTGCACTTACAATTGGTATTGTTTTGTTTTTTCCGAAAATTACAAAAGCAATTCCGGCTTCTTTAGTCGCCATTATGGTGGTTTTTGCAATTGTATTAATTTTTAATATCGAGACAAAAACGGTAGAAGATATTGCTTCTGTTCAGGGCGGATTTCCTCCGTTTCATATTCCGAATATTCCAGTTTCTTTTGAGACCTTAAAAGTGATATTTCCGTATTCTGTAATTGTAGCCGCTGTTGGCTTGACAGAAGGTTTGCTTACGCTGAATTTGGTTGACGAAATTACCGGAACGCGCGGAAATAGTAACAGAGAATGTATCGCTCAAGGCGGATCAAATATTTTGAACGGTTTCTTTTTCGGAATGGGTGGCTGCCCAATGATTGCGCAGACTTTGGTAAATCTTGGTGCAGGTTCAAGAGCCCGACTTTCTGGAATAATTGCCGCTTTAACCATTTTAATAATTATACTTTTTGGAGCTCCCGTAATTGGAAAATTACCAATGGCAGCTTTAGTTGGCGTTATGATGATGGTAGCAATTACAACATTTGAATGGGCAAGTTTTAAGGTGATTAATAAAATGCCAAAACACGATATTTTTGTTGGAATTCTCGTTGCTGTAATTACTATCGTATTGCACAATTTAGCTTTGGCAGTTTTAATTGGGGTTATTATTTCAGCTTTGGTTTTTGCGTGGGAAAGTGCTAAACGCATTCGCGCAAGACATTTTATTGATGAAGCAGGAGTGAAGCATTATGAAATTTACGGACCTTTATTTTTTGGTTCAATTGCCGCTTTTATGGAAAAGTTTGATGTGCAAAATGATCCGTCGCATGTTGTTATAGATTTTAAAGAAAGCCGTATCGCCGATATGTCAGCGATTGAAGCACTTAATAATTTAACTAAAAAATACAGTCAGCTAAATAAGATTATCGAATTGAAACATTTAAGCGAAGATTGCAGGGTTTTGCTTAAAAATGCTGATGCCGTTATTAATGTAAATGTTATTGAAGATCCTACCTATAAAGTGGTTTCTTGA
- a CDS encoding helix-turn-helix domain-containing protein has translation MKLTETLEDFYTIKVNGMPENLKKEIGHFNVFKLDDFVGNICKPFPYTRKDFYKISLIIGKNKVHYADKISVIEDQALFFANPQIPYNWEQVDENQTGFFCIFTEAFFSQFGNLKEYPLFQPGGNPIVPISMELAESLKTVYLKMFDEINSDYAFKYDVLRNLVFEIIHLALKTQTVTTSLYSKSNATIRVSSLFLELLERQFPIESISQQINFRSPSEFASQLNVHVNHLNKALKETTGKTTSQIISERIVQEAMILLKQTNWNINEIAWCLGFEELSHFINFFKKNVQVSPKTYRITEIV, from the coding sequence ATGAAACTCACAGAAACCTTAGAAGATTTTTACACAATTAAAGTAAACGGAATGCCCGAGAATCTTAAAAAAGAAATCGGACATTTTAATGTTTTTAAACTGGATGATTTTGTTGGTAATATCTGTAAACCATTTCCTTACACGCGGAAAGATTTTTATAAAATAAGTTTGATCATCGGGAAAAACAAAGTGCATTATGCTGATAAGATTTCTGTGATTGAAGATCAGGCTTTGTTTTTTGCGAATCCTCAAATTCCATATAATTGGGAACAGGTTGATGAAAATCAAACGGGATTTTTCTGCATTTTTACTGAAGCATTTTTTAGTCAGTTTGGGAATTTAAAAGAATATCCTTTATTTCAGCCCGGCGGAAATCCGATTGTTCCTATTTCAATGGAATTGGCAGAATCTTTAAAAACTGTATATTTAAAAATGTTTGATGAAATCAATTCAGATTATGCTTTTAAATATGATGTGCTTCGAAATCTTGTTTTCGAAATCATTCATTTGGCTTTAAAAACACAAACCGTAACTACTTCATTATACAGTAAATCGAATGCAACAATCAGGGTTTCTTCTTTGTTTTTAGAATTATTAGAAAGGCAATTTCCGATAGAATCGATCTCGCAGCAAATCAATTTCCGCTCGCCTTCAGAATTTGCAAGTCAGTTAAATGTACATGTAAATCATTTAAATAAAGCCCTGAAAGAAACGACAGGAAAAACAACTTCACAAATCATTTCTGAAAGAATTGTTCAGGAAGCCATGATTTTACTTAAACAAACCAACTGGAATATTAATGAAATTGCGTGGTGTTTGGGCTTCGAAGAATTGTCTCATTTTATCAATTTCTTTAAAAAAAATGTTCAGGTTTCACCTAAAACGTATCGCATAACCGAAATTGTTTGA
- a CDS encoding oxidoreductase: MENNKVWFITGASKGLGLELAKKLLAKGYKVAATSRSEDALIKVLGNPSENFLPLEMDLVNEQSVKNAIEVTVSHFKTIDVLVNNAGYGLLGSLEELTDAESRKNYEVNVFGLLNVIRNTMPYMRANKSGHIFNISSVGGYYGEFPGWGIYCSTKFAVAGLTESLAAEVKEFGVHVTLVYPGYFRTDFLKDSSLLLPQNPIAEYKEVRQSEIAHKDSINENQPGDPEKLAEALIKMSHEENPALHLFLGQDAYDMANQKIKSVQGELEKWKSVSVSTGF; this comes from the coding sequence ATGGAAAATAACAAAGTTTGGTTTATCACAGGTGCGTCAAAAGGACTTGGATTAGAATTAGCAAAAAAATTATTGGCAAAAGGTTACAAAGTAGCAGCAACGTCAAGAAGTGAAGACGCCTTAATTAAGGTATTAGGAAATCCATCGGAAAATTTTCTTCCTCTGGAAATGGATTTAGTAAATGAACAAAGCGTTAAAAATGCCATTGAAGTAACGGTAAGTCACTTTAAAACAATTGATGTTTTAGTAAACAATGCAGGTTATGGTTTATTAGGATCGCTGGAAGAATTGACAGATGCAGAATCCAGAAAAAATTATGAAGTAAATGTTTTTGGTTTATTAAATGTGATCAGAAATACAATGCCTTATATGCGTGCCAATAAATCTGGACATATTTTTAATATTTCTTCTGTTGGAGGATATTATGGAGAATTTCCGGGTTGGGGAATTTATTGCTCTACAAAATTTGCAGTTGCCGGTTTAACAGAATCTTTGGCAGCTGAAGTAAAAGAATTTGGAGTACATGTTACATTGGTATATCCGGGTTATTTTAGAACAGATTTCTTAAAAGACAGTTCTTTATTATTACCACAAAACCCAATTGCAGAATATAAAGAAGTGAGACAATCTGAAATTGCCCACAAAGATAGTATTAACGAAAATCAGCCAGGAGATCCTGAAAAATTAGCCGAGGCTTTAATCAAAATGAGTCACGAAGAAAATCCTGCTTTACACTTATTTTTGGGACAAGATGCTTACGATATGGCTAATCAAAAGATTAAAAGTGTTCAGGGTGAATTGGAAAAATGGAAATCAGTTTCTGTTTCGACTGGATTTTAA
- a CDS encoding ectonucleotide pyrophosphatase/phosphodiesterase: MKKHFTSLLSLTFVLLSFLLQAQSSKDTYVVLVSMDGFRWDYAKHFHLQNLKQIAKEGVHAKSMKPSYPSKTFPNHYSIVTGLYPDHHGIINNVFYDATLNESFALSTNAKNDSRFYSGNPIWNVAEQQGVKTASFFWPGSDTDQKRPSIYKTYDNKIPYGNRIDTVIKWLELPEKQRPHLITLYFDEPDHTGHNFGPLSPENEKMVHKMDSVIGQLSSKLDQLSIGKQINLIIVSDHGMTDISNDKKVAILDYLKPEWLGYKEVINPIMSLQAKPGYQDSIANALKKVPNIKFWKSAEVPKRLHYGTNPRVHDFVIEAKKGYSLVSNKTQNIKGGTHGYDNKEKDMHAIFYAKGPAFKVDKEVSTFQNVSVYPLIAHILGLKIDAVDGKLSEVKNMLKENN, encoded by the coding sequence ATGAAAAAGCATTTTACCTCTCTTTTATCTTTAACTTTCGTTTTACTTTCATTCCTTTTACAAGCCCAATCTAGCAAAGACACTTATGTTGTATTAGTTTCTATGGATGGATTTCGTTGGGATTATGCAAAGCATTTTCATCTTCAAAATCTAAAACAAATCGCCAAAGAAGGTGTTCACGCCAAATCAATGAAACCATCTTATCCAAGTAAAACTTTTCCAAATCATTATTCGATAGTGACCGGACTTTATCCGGATCATCACGGTATTATTAATAATGTTTTTTATGATGCCACACTAAATGAATCTTTTGCGTTATCGACCAATGCAAAAAATGATTCGAGATTTTATAGTGGAAATCCAATTTGGAATGTCGCTGAACAACAAGGTGTAAAAACAGCTTCATTCTTTTGGCCGGGATCAGATACGGATCAAAAAAGACCCAGTATTTACAAAACCTACGACAATAAAATTCCATACGGAAACAGAATTGATACGGTTATAAAATGGTTAGAACTTCCTGAGAAACAACGTCCGCATTTAATTACTTTATATTTTGACGAACCAGATCATACAGGACACAATTTTGGTCCGCTTTCTCCTGAAAATGAAAAAATGGTTCATAAAATGGATTCCGTTATCGGTCAATTATCATCAAAACTGGATCAATTATCCATCGGAAAACAAATCAATTTAATTATCGTTTCAGATCACGGAATGACGGATATCAGCAATGACAAAAAAGTAGCAATTTTAGATTATTTAAAACCGGAATGGCTGGGTTATAAAGAAGTAATCAACCCAATTATGAGTTTACAGGCAAAACCGGGTTATCAGGATTCTATTGCTAACGCTTTGAAAAAAGTACCAAATATTAAATTCTGGAAATCAGCCGAAGTTCCAAAAAGACTGCATTACGGAACTAATCCGCGTGTACATGATTTTGTTATTGAAGCCAAAAAAGGATATAGTTTAGTAAGTAATAAAACCCAAAACATAAAAGGCGGAACGCATGGTTATGACAATAAGGAAAAAGATATGCATGCTATTTTTTACGCAAAAGGTCCCGCTTTTAAAGTAGATAAAGAAGTTTCTACTTTTCAAAATGTTTCTGTTTACCCTTTAATTGCACATATTTTAGGATTGAAAATTGATGCCGTTGATGGAAAACTCAGTGAAGTTAAAAATATGCTTAAAGAGAACAATTAA
- the groL gene encoding chaperonin GroEL (60 kDa chaperone family; promotes refolding of misfolded polypeptides especially under stressful conditions; forms two stacked rings of heptamers to form a barrel-shaped 14mer; ends can be capped by GroES; misfolded proteins enter the barrel where they are refolded when GroES binds): MAKDIKFDIEARDGLKRGVDALANAVKVTLGPKGRNVIIGKSFGGPTVTKDGVSVAKEIELKDPLENMGAQMVKEVASKTNDLAGDGTTTATVLAQAIVKEGLKNVAAGANPMDLKRGIDKAVEAIVADLAKQAKVVGSDSDKIKQIASISANNDEVIGELIATAFAKVGKEGVITVEEAKGTDTFVDVVEGMQFDRGYLSPYFVTNPEKMEVELDSPYILLYDKKVSSLKELLPVLEPVAQSGKPLLIIAEDVDGEALSTLVVNKLRGALKIAAVKAPGFGDRRKAMLEDIAILTGGTVISEERGYTLENTTIEMLGTAKRVSIDKDNTTIVSGAGEADIIKNRVNQIKGQMETTTSDYDKEKLQERLAKLAGGVAVLYVGAASEVEMKEKKDRVDDALHATRAAVEEGIVAGGGVALLRAKAALAGIKADNADEATGIQIVSRAVESPLRTIVENAGLEGSVVVAKVGEGSGDFGYNAKTDEYVDMLKAGIIDPKKVTRVALENAASVAGMILTTECALIDIKEENGGGMPMGGGMPGMM; the protein is encoded by the coding sequence ATGGCAAAAGATATAAAATTTGATATTGAAGCACGTGACGGATTAAAACGTGGTGTTGATGCATTAGCAAATGCTGTAAAAGTAACTCTTGGACCAAAAGGTCGTAACGTAATTATTGGTAAATCTTTTGGTGGACCAACTGTTACTAAAGATGGAGTTTCGGTTGCAAAAGAAATCGAATTAAAAGACCCATTAGAAAACATGGGCGCGCAAATGGTTAAAGAAGTTGCTTCTAAAACTAATGATTTAGCGGGTGACGGAACTACAACTGCTACAGTTTTAGCTCAGGCAATTGTAAAAGAAGGTTTGAAAAACGTTGCTGCAGGTGCAAATCCAATGGATTTGAAACGTGGTATCGATAAAGCTGTTGAAGCTATCGTTGCTGATCTTGCAAAACAAGCTAAAGTTGTTGGAAGCGATTCTGATAAAATCAAACAAATTGCTTCTATCTCTGCAAACAACGACGAAGTTATTGGTGAGTTAATCGCTACTGCTTTTGCAAAAGTAGGCAAAGAAGGAGTTATTACTGTTGAAGAAGCTAAAGGAACTGACACTTTCGTGGATGTTGTTGAAGGTATGCAGTTTGACAGAGGATATCTTTCTCCTTACTTCGTAACAAACCCTGAGAAAATGGAAGTTGAATTAGACTCTCCATACATCTTATTATACGACAAAAAAGTATCTTCTTTAAAAGAATTACTACCTGTTTTAGAGCCGGTTGCTCAATCAGGAAAACCATTATTGATTATTGCTGAAGATGTCGACGGAGAAGCTCTTTCAACTCTTGTAGTAAATAAATTAAGAGGTGCTCTTAAAATTGCTGCTGTAAAAGCTCCGGGTTTTGGAGACAGAAGAAAAGCAATGTTAGAAGATATCGCCATCTTAACCGGTGGAACTGTAATTTCTGAAGAAAGAGGTTATACATTAGAAAATACAACTATCGAAATGTTAGGAACTGCAAAAAGAGTTTCTATCGATAAGGACAACACTACAATTGTAAGTGGTGCCGGTGAAGCTGACATTATCAAAAACAGAGTAAACCAAATTAAAGGTCAGATGGAAACTACAACATCTGATTATGATAAAGAAAAATTGCAAGAGCGTTTGGCTAAATTAGCCGGTGGTGTTGCTGTTCTTTATGTTGGTGCAGCTTCTGAAGTTGAAATGAAAGAGAAAAAAGACAGAGTTGACGATGCTTTACACGCAACTCGTGCAGCTGTTGAAGAAGGAATTGTTGCTGGTGGTGGTGTTGCTTTATTAAGAGCAAAAGCTGCGCTGGCAGGTATTAAAGCTGACAACGCTGACGAAGCAACAGGAATTCAGATTGTATCTCGCGCTGTTGAGTCTCCATTAAGAACTATTGTAGAAAATGCAGGTCTTGAAGGTTCTGTAGTTGTTGCAAAAGTTGGTGAAGGTTCTGGTGATTTTGGATATAATGCTAAAACTGATGAATATGTAGACATGCTTAAAGCTGGAATTATCGATCCTAAAAAAGTAACTCGTGTAGCACTTGAAAATGCTGCGTCTGTTGCCGGAATGATCCTTACTACAGAATGTGCATTAATTGATATTAAAGAAGAAAACGGAGGCGGAATGCCAATGGGTGGCGGTATGCCAGGAATGATGTAA
- the groES gene encoding co-chaperone GroES yields MALNIKPLSDRVLIEPVAAETKTASGIFIPDTAKEKPQKGTVVAVGNGSKDHTMTVKVGDTVLYGKYAGTELKLEGTDYLIMREDDILAII; encoded by the coding sequence ATGGCTTTAAACATTAAACCGCTTTCAGACCGCGTACTTATTGAGCCTGTTGCAGCTGAAACAAAAACTGCATCAGGGATTTTTATTCCGGATACTGCCAAAGAAAAACCACAAAAAGGAACTGTAGTAGCAGTAGGAAATGGATCTAAAGATCACACGATGACCGTAAAAGTTGGCGACACTGTTCTGTATGGTAAATATGCAGGAACAGAATTAAAACTTGAAGGAACTGATTATTTGATTATGCGCGAAGACGATATTCTTGCAATAATCTAA
- the secG gene encoding preprotein translocase subunit SecG — MSTFSIFLVLITIVCFLLIVVIMVQNPKGGGLSSTISGTQMLGGVQKTTDFLDKSTWTLATILIALILLSSLSFTGSLSDTDSKLIEKTEAPATNTPAAPVQQTPAPAAPAAK, encoded by the coding sequence ATGAGCACATTTTCAATTTTTTTAGTTTTAATCACAATAGTTTGTTTTCTATTGATCGTAGTAATCATGGTTCAAAACCCTAAAGGAGGCGGATTGTCGTCTACTATTAGTGGAACTCAAATGTTAGGTGGAGTACAAAAAACAACTGACTTTTTAGATAAAAGTACTTGGACATTAGCTACTATTTTGATTGCTTTAATCTTACTTTCAAGTTTAAGCTTTACAGGATCTTTAAGCGATACTGATTCTAAACTTATTGAAAAAACAGAAGCTCCTGCAACTAATACACCAGCAGCTCCGGTACAACAAACACCTGCTCCGGCAGCACCTGCAGCAAAATAA